From the Montipora capricornis isolate CH-2021 chromosome 2, ASM3666992v2, whole genome shotgun sequence genome, one window contains:
- the LOC138019535 gene encoding neuropeptide FF receptor 1-like isoform X1, producing the protein MPQLCSRMTHYWIKTIRCVSRQKLVPSKMDFPSNSSPANPTNLTSAEQPQVQDISLYDPQWAMILRWVIGSIIVTVGSLGNIMVCAVVYKNQRMQTAMNLFLVNLAVWDILVCLFNIPFTLIYNHLKSWPFGLFWCKAMPTLQVMNLTASTGSLVAVTIERYRAICLPFTPPLSKFQAKLAIGLVSMTSFLLALPEVGAYNLGPPFGCVEQFPTRTLRQAYSLVLFLVCYLLPLLFIAPAYTKMIFRLWNDRNDFPGSGVSEDPKNKKRKRNVLKMMVIVVTCYAICMLPTYAVFLWLDFGLREDENPPFYFFILLSFTQMVNFCNSCVNPIIYWSLSEQFSKGFKKMLQCNKFNSWTRQHSSTSSSEPNQSAHQHNTVPTKV; encoded by the exons AGCTCGTCCCTTCAAAGATGGATTTCCCATCAAATTCGTCGCCGGCCAACCCTACTAACCTAACTTCAGCAGAACAACCTCAGGTGCAAGACATATCGTTATACGATCCGCAATGGGCGATGATTCTTCGGTGGGTTATTGGAAGCATTATCGTTACCGTAG GGTCCCTTGGCAATATTATGGTTTGTGCTGTGGTGTATAAAAACCAAAGAATGCAAACAGCTATGAATTTGTTCCTTGTGAACTTGGCAGTGTGGGACATTCTTGTATGCCTCTTCAACATTCCTTTCACTCTGATTTACAATCATCTCAAGTCATGGCCTTTCGGCCTCTTCTGGTGCAAGGCGATGCCAA CGTTGCAGGTAATGAACCTCACTGCGTCAACCGGATCGTTAGTAGCCGTAACTATTGAACGCTATCGCGCAATATGCCTCCCATTTACACCACCTTTGTCAAAGTTCCAAGCTAAGCTTGCCATAGGCTTGGTCTCCATGACCTCCTTCTTACTGGCCCTACCGGAAGTTGGAGCGTACAATCTGGGACCACCATTTGGTTGTGTCGAACAGTTCCCGACAAGGACGCTACGACAAGCATACAGCCTTGTACTGTTCCTAGTTTGTTACCTACTTCCGTTGTTGTTTATTGCTCCAGCTTACACCAAAATGATCTTTAGACTGTGGAACGACCGAAACGATTTTCCCGGCAGTGGCGTCTCAGAGGATCCCAagaacaagaaaagaaagagaaatgtGCTTAAGATGATGGTTATTGTTGTAACGTGTTATGCTATTTGTATGCTGCCCACATACGCCGTGTTCCTATGGCTGGACTTTGGACTCAGAGAAGACG AAAATCCGCCTTTCTACTTCTTTATTTTGCTAAGCTTCACGCAAATGGTTAACTTTTGCAATAGCTGTGTCAACCCAATCATTTACTGGTCTCTAAGCGAGCAGTTCTCGAAAGGCTTCAAGAAAATGTTGCAGTGCAACAAGTTTAATTCTTGGACAAGGCAGCACTCGTCAACGAGCTCTTCCGAACCAAATCAATCTGCTCACCAGCACAACACTGTCCCAACCAAAGTGTGA
- the LOC138019535 gene encoding neuropeptide FF receptor 1-like isoform X2 — protein MDFPSNSSPANPTNLTSAEQPQVQDISLYDPQWAMILRWVIGSIIVTVGSLGNIMVCAVVYKNQRMQTAMNLFLVNLAVWDILVCLFNIPFTLIYNHLKSWPFGLFWCKAMPTLQVMNLTASTGSLVAVTIERYRAICLPFTPPLSKFQAKLAIGLVSMTSFLLALPEVGAYNLGPPFGCVEQFPTRTLRQAYSLVLFLVCYLLPLLFIAPAYTKMIFRLWNDRNDFPGSGVSEDPKNKKRKRNVLKMMVIVVTCYAICMLPTYAVFLWLDFGLREDENPPFYFFILLSFTQMVNFCNSCVNPIIYWSLSEQFSKGFKKMLQCNKFNSWTRQHSSTSSSEPNQSAHQHNTVPTKV, from the exons ATGGATTTCCCATCAAATTCGTCGCCGGCCAACCCTACTAACCTAACTTCAGCAGAACAACCTCAGGTGCAAGACATATCGTTATACGATCCGCAATGGGCGATGATTCTTCGGTGGGTTATTGGAAGCATTATCGTTACCGTAG GGTCCCTTGGCAATATTATGGTTTGTGCTGTGGTGTATAAAAACCAAAGAATGCAAACAGCTATGAATTTGTTCCTTGTGAACTTGGCAGTGTGGGACATTCTTGTATGCCTCTTCAACATTCCTTTCACTCTGATTTACAATCATCTCAAGTCATGGCCTTTCGGCCTCTTCTGGTGCAAGGCGATGCCAA CGTTGCAGGTAATGAACCTCACTGCGTCAACCGGATCGTTAGTAGCCGTAACTATTGAACGCTATCGCGCAATATGCCTCCCATTTACACCACCTTTGTCAAAGTTCCAAGCTAAGCTTGCCATAGGCTTGGTCTCCATGACCTCCTTCTTACTGGCCCTACCGGAAGTTGGAGCGTACAATCTGGGACCACCATTTGGTTGTGTCGAACAGTTCCCGACAAGGACGCTACGACAAGCATACAGCCTTGTACTGTTCCTAGTTTGTTACCTACTTCCGTTGTTGTTTATTGCTCCAGCTTACACCAAAATGATCTTTAGACTGTGGAACGACCGAAACGATTTTCCCGGCAGTGGCGTCTCAGAGGATCCCAagaacaagaaaagaaagagaaatgtGCTTAAGATGATGGTTATTGTTGTAACGTGTTATGCTATTTGTATGCTGCCCACATACGCCGTGTTCCTATGGCTGGACTTTGGACTCAGAGAAGACG AAAATCCGCCTTTCTACTTCTTTATTTTGCTAAGCTTCACGCAAATGGTTAACTTTTGCAATAGCTGTGTCAACCCAATCATTTACTGGTCTCTAAGCGAGCAGTTCTCGAAAGGCTTCAAGAAAATGTTGCAGTGCAACAAGTTTAATTCTTGGACAAGGCAGCACTCGTCAACGAGCTCTTCCGAACCAAATCAATCTGCTCACCAGCACAACACTGTCCCAACCAAAGTGTGA